Proteins encoded by one window of Vitis vinifera cultivar Pinot Noir 40024 chromosome 10, ASM3070453v1:
- the LOC100256671 gene encoding protein DOG1-like 4, whose amino-acid sequence MKAEEKMKSPVEERFIEFYEKWMCQLEENLQRLLKVSREIPHRTEREALVSRVTTHLKEYYNAKWAAAHEDVLAFFSPVWLSPLENAYLWVTGWKPSTAFRLIESLRQTGVPGESLAEMSEEQMKKVEELRVRIRLEEEKVEREMERQQVALADRKMVELARAASRVSNGGLASEENGLVEVALKGLLSGLERVMKAADCARLKTLKGILEVLSPLQCVDFLAATLMFHVNLRKWGIKRAGPHEM is encoded by the coding sequence ATGAAAGCAGAAGAAAAGATGAAATCCCCAGTTGAGGAGAGGTTCATCGAGTTTTATGAGAAGTGGATGTGTCAGCTAGAAGAAAATCTTCAACGACTTCTCAAAGTGTCCAGGGAGATTCCTCATCGCACAGAGAGAGAAGCACTGGTGTCCAGAGTTACAACCCACCTCAAAGAATACTACAACGCGAAGTGGGCTGCAGCGCACGAGGATGTTCTGGCCTTCTTTTCGCCAGTATGGCTGAGTCCTTTAGAGAATGCTTACCTCTGGGTAACGGGTTGGAAGCCGTCCACAGCTTTTCGTCTGATTGAATCACTGAGGCAAACAGGGGTCCCTGGGGAGAGCCTGGCGGAGATGTCGGAGGAGCAGATGAAGAAAGTGGAGGAGCTGAGAGTGAGAATAAGGCTGGAAGAGGAGAAGGTGGAGAGGGAGATGGAGAGGCAACAGGTGGCCTTGGCTGATCGGAAGATGGTTGAGCTGGCTCGAGCGGCTAGCCGAGTCAGCAATGGTGGACTGGCGAGTGAGGAGAATGGGCTGGTGGAGGTGGCATTGAAGGGGTTGTTATCCGGGTTGGAGCGAGTTATGAAAGCCGCAGACTGTGCGAGGCTCAAGACACTGAAAGGGATTTTGGAAGTGTTAAGCCCTTTACAGTGTGTCGACTTCTTGGCTGCAACTTTGATGTTTCATGTTAATCTCAGAAAATGGGGAATAAAGAGAGCTGGTCCCCATGAGATGTAG